A single genomic interval of Mucilaginibacter boryungensis harbors:
- a CDS encoding ammonium transporter → MEVNFTKSKLFDSFRQLTREKWALGATIFSGKILGLFIVIIAMMVVPGLISTSAHAADTYTAHETSMINTVNTIWTLVAAFLVFGMQAGFVMLEAGFARKRETVNILMECIFDTCLCGILFWAIGYAFMFGSGNGFIGWGGADGKTWFFLQNTPLTYGSTGIPVLAHWIFQYAFADTCSTIVSGAMIGRTSFRGDILYSIGITGFIYPILGHWAWGPDGWLVAKGFLDFAGSTVVHTIGGIASLVGAMVLGPRLGRIFKRDGGGMPAPHNLTIAAVGGFLLWFGWYGFNPGSTLSAMDGQGIGRVAANTTLAACAGGIVAMYFALWFGDTKGKFDVGFTVNGFLAGLVAITASCYWVSPLGAILLGAISGVIVYYGTLALEYFRIDDPVGAVPVHGLNGIWGTLSIGFFACGKYGFTGPTGPDDSKPVTGLFYGGGTEQLMHQLVGSASITFATFAIAGIMMFVIGKFPYPWKLRVEEHGELMKGGIDVFEHGTSAYPDQEDDEVSLSGLFESGVKAPLA, encoded by the coding sequence ATGGAAGTAAACTTCACAAAAAGCAAACTCTTCGACTCGTTTCGACAGCTGACACGAGAGAAATGGGCACTTGGTGCAACAATTTTTTCGGGGAAGATCCTGGGGCTATTTATTGTAATTATTGCTATGATGGTAGTACCTGGCCTCATTTCAACATCTGCACATGCAGCCGATACTTATACGGCTCACGAAACATCAATGATCAATACGGTTAATACCATATGGACATTGGTGGCTGCGTTTTTAGTATTCGGTATGCAAGCCGGATTTGTGATGCTGGAAGCTGGTTTTGCACGTAAGCGCGAAACCGTTAACATTTTGATGGAGTGTATTTTTGATACTTGCCTTTGCGGTATTTTGTTTTGGGCTATAGGCTACGCATTTATGTTTGGCAGCGGCAACGGATTTATTGGTTGGGGTGGTGCCGACGGCAAAACCTGGTTCTTTTTACAAAATACGCCACTTACTTATGGCAGCACAGGTATCCCTGTATTAGCACACTGGATTTTCCAATACGCTTTTGCTGATACCTGCTCAACAATTGTATCCGGCGCAATGATCGGCCGTACAAGTTTCCGTGGAGATATACTTTACAGTATTGGTATCACTGGCTTTATCTACCCAATTTTAGGTCACTGGGCATGGGGCCCCGATGGCTGGTTAGTAGCCAAAGGTTTCCTTGATTTTGCTGGTTCTACAGTGGTTCACACTATTGGCGGTATCGCTTCATTAGTTGGTGCAATGGTTTTAGGCCCACGGCTAGGGCGGATATTTAAACGCGATGGCGGAGGCATGCCAGCCCCGCACAACCTTACCATTGCCGCAGTTGGTGGTTTCCTGCTTTGGTTTGGCTGGTATGGGTTTAACCCGGGTAGTACCTTATCTGCCATGGACGGACAAGGTATAGGCCGTGTAGCTGCCAATACTACTTTAGCTGCCTGCGCAGGCGGTATAGTGGCCATGTATTTTGCACTATGGTTTGGCGATACTAAAGGGAAATTTGATGTTGGCTTTACAGTTAACGGTTTCCTTGCAGGTTTAGTTGCTATTACAGCTTCGTGCTATTGGGTTAGTCCGCTTGGCGCTATATTATTAGGTGCAATATCGGGTGTTATTGTTTATTACGGTACACTTGCTTTAGAGTACTTCCGTATAGACGATCCGGTTGGTGCTGTTCCTGTACACGGCTTAAATGGTATCTGGGGTACCTTATCAATAGGCTTTTTTGCCTGCGGTAAATATGGTTTCACCGGCCCAACCGGACCAGATGATTCTAAACCGGTTACCGGCTTATTTTACGGTGGTGGTACCGAGCAGTTAATGCACCAGTTAGTAGGTAGTGCAAGCATCACTTTTGCCACATTTGCTATAGCTGGTATTATGATGTTTGTAATTGGTAAGTTCCCTTATCCATGGAAACTACGTGTAGAAGAGCATGGCGAACTAATGAAAGGCGGCATCGACGTATTTGAGCATGGTACTTCAGCTTACCCTGATCAGGAAGATGACGAAGTAAGCCTTAGCGGTTTATTCGAATCGGGTGTTAAAGCACCGTTAGCATAA
- a CDS encoding porin encodes MKTKQLLLLALSAFVYTAQAQDAAKPAPADPPLTITGSVDTYYKYDFSGHQNIPTSFATDQNSVSIGMIDLGLKKKVGKAAFVGELAFGPRGQYQSIPNGDGTAANANNSFHIQNLYVSYDLTDKFNLTAGYMATFVGYEVISPTGNFNYSTSYLFTSGPFQNAGFKATYSFSDKVSLMAGIFNDNWNTYTANKDVSTFGAQLMIAPVKGWTAYFNLATGPSSGTIFDLTTAYQITDAFKLGLNGATYTPAHGGGGYDGVALYPQYGVSKDVTLGLRYEYFELKAIGTTPKEHISGLTFTANLKAGPLTFIPEVRFDSWGDKTYTSFTDSKGLATTSASQFSLAAVYAF; translated from the coding sequence ATGAAAACCAAACAATTACTTTTACTTGCACTTTCAGCGTTTGTTTACACTGCACAGGCGCAGGACGCGGCTAAACCGGCCCCGGCCGATCCGCCTTTAACTATAACAGGCTCGGTTGATACTTATTATAAGTATGATTTTTCGGGCCATCAAAACATCCCTACAAGTTTCGCAACCGACCAGAATTCTGTATCTATCGGCATGATAGACCTGGGTTTAAAAAAGAAAGTTGGCAAAGCAGCTTTTGTAGGTGAATTGGCATTTGGCCCAAGGGGGCAGTATCAGTCTATCCCAAATGGTGATGGTACCGCTGCTAATGCGAACAATTCATTCCATATCCAGAATTTGTACGTATCGTACGATCTGACCGATAAATTCAATTTAACAGCAGGCTATATGGCTACATTTGTTGGGTACGAAGTAATTAGCCCTACAGGTAACTTTAATTATTCAACTTCATACCTGTTTACTTCAGGCCCTTTCCAGAATGCAGGTTTTAAAGCTACTTATTCATTTTCTGATAAAGTTAGTTTGATGGCGGGCATATTTAACGATAACTGGAATACCTACACTGCAAATAAAGACGTTTCAACTTTCGGCGCTCAGTTAATGATTGCCCCGGTAAAAGGCTGGACAGCATATTTTAACCTGGCAACCGGCCCTTCGTCAGGGACTATATTTGACCTGACAACTGCTTATCAAATAACCGACGCGTTTAAATTAGGTTTAAATGGTGCTACCTATACCCCTGCACATGGCGGCGGTGGTTACGATGGTGTTGCCCTTTATCCGCAATATGGCGTATCTAAAGATGTTACACTGGGCTTACGTTACGAGTATTTTGAACTTAAAGCGATTGGTACTACCCCAAAAGAACATATTTCAGGACTTACCTTTACAGCTAACTTAAAAGCAGGGCCACTTACCTTTATCCCTGAAGTTAGGTTTGACAGCTGGGGCGATAAAACTTACACATCATTTACAGATAGCAAAGGCTTAGCCACAACTTCAGCCTCGCAGTTTTCATTAGCTGCAGTATATGCTTTCTAA
- a CDS encoding DUF4468 domain-containing protein, producing MKNIFLILACCFLVKTSIAQTGQLTLDERNKYIFYQVVDKPAVSADTLFNRCLAGYRSRYLKSFSKIAVVGKQSITIKSAFIVYSNAGLTKHEDGDMAYVMNIEFKEGKYRYWLTDFVYYPYQRNRYGVSERSPGVEVPLERLKDKAGTKTFDNYADQIVKLGIKEGEEIALYLATPQKKTTTTPKINTRNW from the coding sequence ATGAAAAATATTTTTTTGATACTGGCCTGCTGTTTTTTAGTTAAAACATCAATCGCTCAAACCGGGCAGTTAACGCTTGATGAGCGTAATAAATACATTTTTTACCAGGTTGTAGATAAGCCGGCAGTATCTGCTGACACTTTGTTTAACCGATGCCTGGCAGGGTACAGATCAAGGTATTTAAAATCGTTTTCAAAGATTGCCGTGGTGGGCAAACAATCAATTACTATTAAGTCAGCGTTTATTGTATATAGTAACGCGGGTTTAACTAAACATGAAGACGGCGATATGGCCTATGTAATGAATATTGAATTTAAAGAGGGTAAATATCGTTACTGGTTGACAGATTTTGTTTATTACCCGTATCAGCGTAATAGGTACGGCGTTTCCGAACGCAGCCCGGGAGTAGAGGTACCTCTGGAGCGCTTAAAAGACAAAGCAGGCACCAAAACTTTTGACAATTATGCAGACCAAATTGTGAAGCTTGGTATTAAAGAAGGTGAAGAAATTGCTTTATACCTGGCTACTCCGCAAAAAAAGACCACAACAACACCTAAAATAAATACGCGCAACTGGTAA
- a CDS encoding energy transducer TonB, translating to MLISEFDLYKREWLSLVFKNRNQQYGAYELRSHYGSTMVRAMAITFFSVAAFGITETVISRSKPIEPGPDLVRVVPVTLPDDKVYKMPEKHKEAAKPKQEVKQQPPAAAKPVSTQNINYKPVEDNKVTEDPKPVDPNIASGTVDLKVEGSPVGTNAPLVTEGVKGGTGTGEDNGEKGINEVQVMPEPVGGVNAWSKFLQKNLRYPIMAQEAGASGKVFMSFIIEKDGHLSDITVMRKVGYGFDEEATRVLKIAPAWKPGMQNGQPVRVRYTIPINFQLTDQ from the coding sequence ATGCTAATTTCAGAATTTGATTTGTACAAGCGCGAGTGGCTTTCGCTTGTATTTAAGAACCGTAACCAACAATATGGCGCTTATGAACTAAGGAGCCATTATGGTAGTACAATGGTAAGGGCAATGGCTATAACATTTTTTAGTGTAGCGGCCTTTGGTATTACGGAAACAGTTATCTCGCGCAGCAAACCAATAGAACCCGGGCCTGATTTAGTGAGGGTGGTGCCGGTGACACTGCCTGATGACAAAGTTTATAAGATGCCGGAAAAGCATAAAGAGGCAGCTAAACCCAAGCAAGAAGTAAAACAGCAACCGCCTGCTGCAGCCAAACCGGTATCTACGCAAAATATTAATTATAAGCCTGTAGAGGATAATAAAGTAACCGAAGACCCTAAGCCAGTGGATCCAAACATTGCCAGCGGCACGGTGGATTTAAAGGTGGAAGGGAGCCCTGTAGGCACAAACGCGCCATTAGTAACTGAAGGGGTAAAGGGCGGAACAGGCACCGGAGAGGATAACGGAGAAAAAGGTATTAACGAAGTACAAGTTATGCCCGAGCCAGTTGGCGGAGTGAACGCCTGGTCTAAATTCCTGCAAAAGAACTTGCGTTATCCTATTATGGCACAGGAAGCCGGCGCCAGTGGTAAAGTATTTATGAGTTTTATTATTGAAAAGGACGGCCATCTGTCAGATATTACGGTAATGCGTAAGGTAGGGTATGGGTTTGATGAAGAAGCAACCCGTGTACTTAAAATAGCACCAGCCTGGAAACCCGGGATGCAAAATGGTCAGCCTGTACGGGTACGGTATACCATCCCTATTAATTTCCAGTTAACAGATCAGTAA
- a CDS encoding RNA-binding domain-containing protein — protein MNIKKLIFEGEGVSLDFKKTITRCDKIAKTMVAFANNKGGRLLIGVADDGSIPGVKYEDEEKYMITKANQQYIRPALEPVFEEVYVDDKLVLIVNIESSDTKPHYALGEDGKWWVYVRVKDKSVLASKIVVDVLKRSADEQGVLIEYSANEKALLGYLQEHNRIDIKEFCKLLTISRKNAQRILVNLVLSGVISIHTTEKEEYYTAI, from the coding sequence ATGAATATTAAAAAGCTGATCTTTGAAGGCGAGGGGGTTTCCTTAGACTTTAAAAAGACCATAACCCGTTGCGATAAGATAGCTAAAACGATGGTGGCGTTTGCCAATAATAAGGGTGGGCGGTTACTAATTGGCGTTGCCGATGATGGATCGATACCGGGTGTAAAGTATGAGGATGAAGAGAAGTATATGATCACTAAAGCTAATCAGCAATACATACGCCCCGCACTTGAACCCGTTTTTGAAGAAGTGTATGTAGATGATAAGTTGGTATTGATAGTGAATATTGAAAGCAGCGATACTAAACCACACTATGCCCTTGGCGAAGACGGCAAATGGTGGGTATATGTGCGGGTGAAAGATAAAAGTGTACTGGCCAGTAAAATTGTGGTTGACGTACTAAAAAGGTCGGCCGATGAGCAGGGCGTATTGATTGAATATTCGGCCAATGAAAAGGCCTTACTGGGATATTTGCAGGAGCATAACCGGATAGATATTAAGGAGTTTTGTAAACTGCTTACTATTAGCCGTAAAAATGCCCAGCGGATATTGGTTAACCTGGTCTTATCGGGTGTTATCAGTATTCACACTACCGAAAAAGAAGAATATTATACAGCCATATAA
- a CDS encoding GNAT family N-acetyltransferase, with the protein MKVIINDEAYHKKGFSISTDQNLLDFDTIYHYLDKESYWAKGIPADRLRIAIVNSMCFGVYHYDKQIGFARIISDKATFAYLADVFVLNEYRGQGLSKWLMQTIREHPDLQGLRRWSLATADAHGLYQQFGFTVITNPERWMEIFSPYLTQN; encoded by the coding sequence ATGAAAGTGATCATTAACGACGAGGCGTATCATAAAAAAGGGTTTAGTATCTCCACAGATCAAAACCTGCTTGACTTTGATACGATATATCATTACCTTGACAAGGAATCGTATTGGGCTAAAGGGATACCCGCAGATAGGCTGCGTATAGCAATAGTAAATTCTATGTGCTTTGGTGTTTATCATTACGATAAACAAATAGGTTTCGCAAGGATAATAAGCGATAAAGCTACTTTTGCGTATTTAGCTGACGTGTTTGTGCTTAATGAATATCGTGGCCAGGGATTATCAAAATGGTTAATGCAAACCATACGTGAACACCCCGATCTGCAGGGCTTACGCCGATGGTCGTTAGCTACGGCCGATGCACATGGTTTGTATCAGCAATTTGGGTTTACCGTTATTACCAACCCGGAAAGATGGATGGAGATCTTCTCCCCTTATCTTACCCAAAACTAA
- a CDS encoding PaaI family thioesterase, translated as MPISENALKWAIRFYPPLFFQRIWVKSFAKGFKGVEVKVSKSIFNKNYNNSIFGGTIFSAADPFYPLLFHQIFLRRGHNVIVWLKSAQVQYLKPAHKNLHFSISIDDATILEAEQILLSEGKFIRTFTIEIFNNDNELCATVQSEAYARLLS; from the coding sequence ATGCCAATTTCAGAAAATGCCTTAAAATGGGCCATCCGCTTTTATCCGCCGTTGTTTTTTCAGCGCATTTGGGTAAAATCGTTTGCCAAGGGTTTTAAGGGGGTCGAAGTAAAGGTTAGTAAAAGCATTTTTAACAAAAATTACAATAACTCTATTTTCGGGGGCACTATATTTTCGGCAGCCGACCCTTTTTACCCTTTGCTTTTTCATCAGATATTTTTGCGACGGGGGCATAATGTAATTGTGTGGCTTAAATCGGCCCAGGTACAATATTTAAAACCGGCACACAAAAACCTGCATTTTAGTATTAGTATAGATGATGCAACTATTTTGGAAGCCGAGCAAATATTACTAAGCGAGGGTAAATTTATCCGCACCTTTACCATCGAAATATTTAATAATGACAACGAACTATGCGCTACGGTACAATCTGAAGCGTATGCACGTTTATTATCATAA
- a CDS encoding response regulator transcription factor, translated as MDKIKILLAEDELSLAHIVRESLEDRDYKVILSADGEQALQNYYQHAPHILVLDVMMPKMDGFEVAKRIRATDTQTPIIFLTARSQTKDVITGFELGANDYLKKPFSVEELIIRIKVLLTSNRMLVPDNISKNNSYEIGNLLFDAGRNTIAHGINKWGITARESELLSLLYKNKHQVVPKGILLNTIWGDDNFFNARSLDVFVTRLRKHLNADPNVQIINIRGIGYKLVY; from the coding sequence ATGGATAAAATAAAGATACTGCTTGCCGAGGATGAGTTATCGCTGGCCCACATTGTAAGGGAAAGTTTAGAAGACCGCGATTATAAAGTGATACTATCCGCCGATGGCGAACAGGCTTTGCAAAACTATTATCAACACGCGCCGCATATACTGGTGCTGGATGTAATGATGCCAAAAATGGACGGGTTTGAAGTGGCGAAAAGGATCAGGGCTACCGATACCCAAACCCCTATTATCTTTCTCACGGCGCGTTCACAAACCAAGGATGTAATAACCGGCTTTGAACTGGGCGCCAACGATTATTTAAAAAAGCCCTTCAGTGTAGAAGAACTGATCATCCGTATAAAGGTATTGCTTACATCAAACCGTATGTTGGTGCCAGATAACATCAGCAAAAACAATAGTTATGAAATAGGCAACCTGTTGTTTGATGCCGGCCGTAATACCATTGCCCATGGCATAAACAAGTGGGGAATTACTGCAAGGGAAAGCGAATTACTTAGCCTGTTATATAAAAACAAACACCAGGTGGTGCCTAAAGGTATTTTACTGAATACCATTTGGGGCGATGATAACTTTTTTAACGCGCGCAGTCTTGATGTTTTTGTAACCCGGCTGCGCAAACACCTGAATGCCGACCCCAACGTGCAGATCATTAATATCAGGGGGATAGGATATAAATTGGTGTATTAG
- a CDS encoding sensor histidine kinase, which produces MEKKLKIAFGLVSLSLIAIVAFQLYWTVNAYYVNKKTFENKIDIAMQQALDSCKKRYFDSIRVMMVKRLSDTSQIKIKVDTTSTTFTDAKGPFFSYNIYMSTPTGGMLGLIPVNRTITPLRMFAPLAAKPVTITPKDIFANSPKYLVGKNGTVITLTKPGPLANSTVTLPPKKNLIAQRSYIAIPDKSKISIDPLSGEILSPTIAIDNRRWDFYKRMIKHKATVPEVLTEMSFYVPTTMQSLWGVLTTVDMGDPVNKAHMKMIMDKYKGAARDTFLARGGQFQRRGIGVLAANYLQTERLKLQKYFDAALKIQHINAPYYLNLSEHHAIIDTTTRPSATTEQEYKYYGMRIFGLSANKPPLYLQAIFKGSKYAVLKAMAFTLIASVLLIILTAVSFAYTIRIILQQKKLADLKDDFINNMTHELKTPIATITVAIEGLQKFNALNDTEKTQRYLQTSRNELNRLNDLVTKVLNIATFENKEIQLHKVQVDINEVINDIINTEQIQIGKEVNITYLNKDGINTVDADLFHFRNVLNNLVDNAIKYAGNTVDIAITCYQQGGFVCFSVKDNGIGIAAANLSMIFDKFYRVPTGNVHNVKGTGLGLSYVKHIIEAHGGNVIAKSEIGAGTEFIVSLPLSNG; this is translated from the coding sequence ATGGAAAAGAAATTAAAAATTGCATTCGGGCTGGTATCGCTTTCATTGATCGCTATAGTTGCTTTTCAGCTGTACTGGACAGTGAATGCTTATTATGTCAACAAAAAAACATTCGAAAATAAAATTGATATAGCCATGCAGCAGGCGTTGGACAGTTGCAAGAAAAGGTATTTTGATTCGATACGGGTGATGATGGTAAAACGGCTGAGTGATACCAGCCAAATCAAAATCAAAGTAGATACTACCTCCACAACGTTCACGGATGCAAAGGGGCCTTTTTTCTCCTATAACATTTACATGAGCACTCCGACGGGTGGCATGCTTGGACTAATTCCAGTGAACAGGACTATAACCCCTTTACGGATGTTTGCCCCCCTGGCCGCTAAGCCCGTAACCATCACTCCAAAAGACATCTTTGCAAATTCCCCAAAATATCTTGTAGGTAAAAACGGCACAGTCATCACATTAACTAAACCTGGTCCGTTGGCAAATTCCACCGTTACATTGCCGCCAAAAAAAAATCTCATCGCGCAACGTTCCTATATAGCAATTCCGGATAAGTCAAAAATATCGATCGATCCTTTGTCGGGCGAAATTTTATCGCCAACTATAGCTATTGATAACAGGCGCTGGGATTTCTATAAACGGATGATCAAGCATAAAGCAACAGTGCCGGAGGTGCTGACCGAAATGTCGTTTTACGTGCCAACTACCATGCAATCCCTTTGGGGGGTTTTAACCACAGTAGATATGGGCGATCCTGTTAATAAAGCCCATATGAAGATGATTATGGATAAATATAAAGGTGCCGCCAGGGATACTTTTCTTGCACGCGGCGGCCAATTTCAGCGCAGGGGAATAGGTGTATTGGCAGCTAATTACCTGCAAACCGAACGGCTGAAATTGCAAAAATATTTCGATGCCGCTTTGAAAATTCAACATATCAACGCACCGTATTACTTAAACCTTTCAGAGCATCATGCTATTATAGATACCACAACGCGGCCCAGTGCAACTACCGAACAGGAATACAAATACTACGGTATGCGCATATTTGGGCTTTCTGCCAACAAACCGCCTTTGTACCTGCAGGCCATTTTTAAAGGTTCAAAATATGCGGTGTTAAAAGCAATGGCGTTTACACTTATTGCTTCGGTATTGCTCATTATACTCACCGCCGTATCGTTTGCGTATACCATCCGCATTATTCTTCAGCAAAAAAAACTGGCCGATCTGAAAGACGATTTCATCAACAACATGACGCACGAGCTGAAAACCCCGATAGCCACAATTACCGTAGCCATTGAAGGGCTGCAAAAGTTTAACGCATTGAATGATACCGAAAAAACACAACGCTACCTGCAAACATCGCGCAATGAATTAAATCGCTTGAATGATTTGGTAACCAAGGTATTGAATATTGCTACTTTTGAAAATAAGGAAATACAGCTTCATAAAGTACAGGTGGACATTAATGAGGTAATAAATGATATTATTAACACCGAACAAATACAAATTGGTAAAGAAGTAAACATCACCTATTTAAATAAGGATGGAATAAACACCGTTGATGCCGACCTGTTCCATTTTCGCAACGTGCTAAATAATTTGGTTGATAATGCCATCAAATATGCCGGCAATACGGTCGATATTGCTATCACCTGTTATCAGCAAGGTGGCTTCGTCTGCTTTTCCGTTAAGGATAATGGCATTGGCATAGCGGCGGCTAACCTGAGTATGATATTTGATAAATTTTATCGCGTCCCTACGGGCAATGTGCATAATGTAAAAGGCACGGGTTTGGGCTTAAGTTATGTTAAACATATTATTGAAGCACACGGTGGCAATGTAATAGCAAAAAGTGAAATAGGTGCCGGCACCGAATTTATCGTTTCATTACCTTTAAGCAATGGATAA
- a CDS encoding dihydrofolate reductase family protein yields the protein MRKLKLQMNILLDNKWDSGMSNFSIDNLKSVDCILHGRKTAEGFIPYWAEVASNPNDTEHQLGKLFKEIPNAVFSNTLKVSKWDNTTIISGDIKEEIKVLKNKNGKDIIVYGGDSFASSLIQHDLVDEFYLFVNPAELGNGQQTFNPLKNDLELKLVNCKPFACGAVLLYYTR from the coding sequence ATGAGAAAGTTAAAATTACAAATGAATATTTTACTTGATAACAAATGGGACAGCGGAATGTCGAATTTTAGTATCGACAACCTTAAGAGTGTTGACTGCATTTTACATGGACGAAAAACAGCAGAGGGTTTTATTCCATATTGGGCCGAAGTAGCAAGCAACCCCAACGATACCGAGCATCAATTGGGAAAGTTATTCAAAGAGATTCCTAATGCCGTTTTTTCAAATACGCTCAAGGTCAGCAAGTGGGACAATACAACAATTATAAGCGGCGATATAAAAGAGGAAATAAAAGTTTTGAAAAACAAAAACGGAAAAGATATTATTGTTTATGGGGGCGACTCGTTTGCATCCTCATTAATTCAGCATGATTTGGTTGACGAGTTTTATTTATTCGTAAACCCTGCTGAACTTGGTAACGGACAGCAAACTTTTAATCCTTTAAAAAACGATTTAGAGCTGAAACTTGTGAACTGTAAACCGTTCGCATGCGGCGCAGTTTTGCTGTATTACACCAGATAG